One window from the genome of Caloranaerobacter sp. TR13 encodes:
- the rsmI gene encoding 16S rRNA (cytidine(1402)-2'-O)-methyltransferase produces the protein MNKGILYICPTPIGNLDDITVRVLNILKSVDLIAAEDTRHTLKLLNHYDIKKPLTSYHEHNIKQKGKFLVDKLLAGENIALVSDAGMPGISDPGEDLIKLAIENDINVVGLPGPSASLLALVVSGLSTRKFVFEGFLSSNKKERRGRLNKIKTEDRTIIFYESPHRLISSLKDMKEILGDRKIAVARELTKKYEEIFRGTINEAIDKFQKDGIKGEFVLVIEGAQMEDDEFDDNWWADMTVKEHILFYINKGFNKKDAIKIVAKERNIPKRDVYKESLSIKF, from the coding sequence TTGAATAAGGGTATATTATATATATGTCCTACCCCGATTGGCAATTTAGATGATATTACAGTTAGGGTTCTTAATATATTGAAAAGTGTAGATTTAATAGCAGCTGAAGATACTAGACATACTTTAAAACTATTAAATCATTATGACATAAAAAAGCCACTAACAAGTTATCATGAGCATAATATAAAGCAAAAGGGGAAATTTTTAGTTGATAAACTTTTAGCAGGAGAAAATATAGCTTTAGTTTCTGATGCTGGAATGCCAGGCATATCAGATCCTGGAGAGGATTTGATAAAGCTTGCAATTGAAAATGATATAAATGTAGTTGGTTTACCGGGCCCTAGTGCTTCTTTATTAGCTTTAGTAGTTTCAGGTCTTTCTACAAGAAAATTTGTTTTCGAGGGCTTCTTATCTTCTAATAAAAAGGAAAGAAGGGGAAGGCTTAATAAAATTAAAACAGAAGATAGAACTATTATTTTTTATGAATCTCCACATAGGCTTATAAGTTCCTTAAAGGATATGAAAGAAATATTAGGAGATAGAAAAATTGCAGTTGCGAGAGAACTTACAAAGAAGTATGAAGAAATTTTTAGAGGTACCATAAACGAGGCAATCGATAAATTCCAAAAAGATGGTATAAAAGGTGAATTTGTTTTGGTAATAGAGGGAGCACAAATGGAAGATGATGAATTTGACGACAATTGGTGGGCTGACATGACGGTAAAAGAACATATATTGTTTTATATAAATAAGGGCTTTAATAAGAAAGATGCAATTAAAATAGTGGCAAAAGAAAGAAATATACCTAAGAGAGATGTTTATAAAGAAAGTTTATCTATAAAGTTTTAA
- a CDS encoding tRNA1(Val) (adenine(37)-N6)-methyltransferase encodes MRKVDLKENERIDDLQCEGLKIIQNTKGFCFGMDAVLLANFCDIKDNSEIVDLGTGTGIIPLLLWAKNKVKKIYGVEIQKDVAQMAKRSVFMNELEKSIEIVNIDLKEAPETLGINKYDVVTSNPPYMISGSGAINPEDKKAISRHEIMCTLEDVIRVSSRLLRHNGRFFLVHRPHRIVDILCLLRKYKLEPKSLRFVHPKVGERPNLILIKSIKASKPDLKFLKPLYVYNEDGSYTEEIYEIYGIERGKEIE; translated from the coding sequence ATGAGGAAAGTAGATTTAAAAGAAAACGAGAGAATAGATGATTTGCAGTGTGAAGGATTAAAAATTATACAAAATACTAAAGGGTTTTGTTTTGGTATGGATGCTGTATTATTAGCAAATTTTTGCGATATAAAAGATAATTCAGAGATAGTAGATTTAGGTACAGGAACAGGTATAATTCCATTATTGTTATGGGCCAAAAATAAAGTAAAAAAGATATATGGAGTAGAAATTCAAAAAGATGTTGCTCAAATGGCTAAAAGATCAGTTTTTATGAATGAGCTTGAAAAGTCCATAGAAATAGTAAATATTGACTTAAAAGAAGCTCCTGAGACTCTTGGTATTAATAAGTATGATGTAGTAACTAGTAACCCACCTTATATGATTTCAGGTAGTGGGGCTATTAATCCTGAAGACAAAAAGGCTATTTCAAGACATGAAATAATGTGCACGCTTGAGGATGTTATAAGGGTATCGAGTAGGCTACTAAGACACAATGGTAGGTTTTTCTTAGTTCATAGACCACATAGAATCGTTGATATATTATGCTTATTAAGGAAATATAAACTTGAACCTAAAAGCTTACGATTTGTTCATCCTAAAGTTGGAGAAAGACCTAATCTAATTTTGATAAAGAGTATAAAAGCCTCTAAACCTGATTTAAAATTTTTAAAACCACTTTATGTATACAATGAAGATGGAAGTTATACAGAAGAAATTTATGAAATTTATGGTATAGAGAGGGGGAAGGAGATTGAATAA
- a CDS encoding DUF362 domain-containing protein, with the protein MAYKITDACISCGACEPECPVNVISPGEDKYVIDAEGCIECGACANVCPVDAPVQE; encoded by the coding sequence ATGGCTTACAAAATTACAGATGCTTGCATCAGTTGTGGAGCATGCGAACCAGAATGTCCTGTAAATGTTATTAGTCCAGGAGAAGATAAATATGTAATTGATGCAGAGGGTTGCATCGAGTGCGGTGCTTGCGCAAATGTATGTCCAGTAGATGCACCAGTACAAGAATAA
- a CDS encoding stage 0 sporulation family protein, producing the protein MVTVVGVRFKKAGKIYYFDPVGLEINKNDYVIVETVRGIEFGQVVVGPKEVSEEEIVSPLKPVIRIATEEDIEKHYENKEKENIAFDICLKKIEEHGLEMKLIDVEYTFDNNKVIFYFTADGRVDFRELVRDLASVFRTRIELRQIGVRDEAKMMGGLGPCGRAMCCASFLGEFEPVSIKMAKEQNLSLNPTKISGICGRLMCCLKYEHETYEKSLKKLPQIGALVVTPKGNGIVIETNTLLELVKVKVKQGDTEEIIPFIVDEIKVVNEDEEDKEV; encoded by the coding sequence ATGGTTACTGTAGTTGGAGTTAGATTTAAAAAGGCTGGTAAGATATATTATTTTGATCCGGTTGGATTAGAAATTAACAAAAATGATTATGTAATTGTTGAAACAGTTAGAGGTATAGAGTTTGGTCAAGTTGTAGTAGGTCCAAAAGAGGTGAGCGAAGAAGAAATAGTTTCGCCTTTAAAGCCTGTAATAAGAATAGCAACTGAAGAAGACATAGAAAAACATTATGAAAATAAAGAAAAAGAAAATATTGCTTTTGATATATGTTTAAAGAAAATAGAAGAACATGGTTTAGAAATGAAATTAATAGACGTTGAATACACATTTGACAATAATAAGGTGATATTTTATTTTACAGCTGATGGTAGAGTTGATTTTAGAGAACTTGTAAGAGATTTAGCTTCAGTGTTTAGAACTAGAATTGAGTTGAGGCAAATTGGTGTAAGAGATGAGGCTAAAATGATGGGAGGTCTTGGTCCTTGTGGAAGGGCTATGTGTTGTGCTAGTTTTCTAGGTGAGTTTGAACCTGTTTCTATAAAAATGGCAAAAGAACAGAATTTATCATTAAATCCAACTAAGATTTCAGGAATTTGTGGTAGACTTATGTGTTGTTTAAAATATGAGCATGAAACTTATGAAAAATCATTAAAAAAACTGCCTCAAATTGGAGCTCTTGTTGTTACTCCAAAGGGAAATGGTATAGTTATAGAAACTAATACATTACTAGAATTAGTAAAAGTTAAGGTTAAGCAAGGGGACACAGAAGAAATAATTCCATTCATAGTTGATGAAATTAAGGTTGTAAATGAGGATGAAGAAGATAAAGAAGTTTAA
- the holB gene encoding DNA polymerase III subunit delta', translated as MDFNDIIGHEQNILKLQNAIKNDSIAHSYIFEGPKSMGKKKLAMVFAKTLLCEEKGIEPCNKCHSCLKFDSGNHPDFDIINPEGNSIKREQIEKLLHSIRMLPYEGMRRVYVIEDAYKMTAEAQNSFLKTLEEPPEYAVIILITDKSRSLLPTIVSRCQGIKFSYVENEKIEKLLVDKYGCSKEEASFIASFSNGIVGKAVKLIQSEEFRKLRDDIIFAIDDIIYSDKFRIFSLSQTFVENKDNIEDILDLLTIWFRDIMIIKVAGDTRFIMNKDKIELIYKHSNTLSIEKVSDIIENIEKTKEDITSNVNFQLAIEVMLLKVQQEV; from the coding sequence ATGGATTTTAATGATATAATTGGTCATGAACAAAATATTTTAAAGCTTCAAAATGCAATAAAAAATGATAGTATAGCTCATAGCTATATTTTTGAAGGACCTAAATCTATGGGTAAAAAAAAGCTGGCAATGGTTTTTGCTAAAACTTTATTGTGTGAGGAAAAAGGCATAGAGCCATGCAATAAGTGCCATTCATGTCTTAAATTTGATTCAGGTAATCATCCGGATTTTGATATAATAAACCCTGAAGGTAACTCCATAAAAAGAGAACAAATAGAAAAGTTATTACATTCTATTAGAATGTTGCCCTATGAAGGTATGAGAAGAGTATATGTTATAGAAGATGCATATAAAATGACTGCAGAGGCACAAAACAGTTTTCTTAAGACTTTAGAAGAGCCGCCTGAATATGCAGTTATTATACTTATAACTGATAAGAGTAGAAGCCTTTTGCCTACTATAGTTTCTAGATGTCAAGGAATAAAATTTTCATATGTGGAAAACGAAAAAATTGAAAAACTGTTGGTGGATAAGTACGGCTGTTCTAAGGAAGAAGCAAGTTTTATAGCTTCATTTTCAAATGGGATAGTAGGAAAAGCTGTTAAATTAATACAATCTGAGGAATTTAGAAAACTAAGGGATGATATTATTTTTGCTATAGATGATATTATTTACTCAGATAAATTTAGAATATTTAGTTTAAGTCAAACTTTTGTTGAGAACAAAGATAATATAGAAGATATATTAGATTTATTAACAATTTGGTTTAGAGATATTATGATTATTAAAGTAGCAGGAGATACTAGATTCATAATGAATAAAGATAAAATAGAGCTTATATATAAGCATAGTAATACCTTATCAATTGAAAAAGTAAGTGATATAATAGAAAATATTGAAAAAACTAAAGAAGATATAACTTCTAATGTTAATTTTCAGCTGGCTATTGAAGTTATGCTTCTAAAAGTACAGCAGGAGGTATAA
- a CDS encoding YaaR family protein has translation MKISDISSKNSKTLNKINEVSNKTDVNKIKFSQSLRVMEGLNKRERLDLLLKQIDKQAEKLSKKIDIGELIAYKKLVSQFMQEALESMVKFSKNGFLDRRGRHRIYAIIKKVDKELEKLTEDVLKKEKNNLNILKRLDDIRGLILDIYL, from the coding sequence ATGAAAATAAGTGATATATCTAGTAAAAACAGCAAAACGCTTAATAAAATTAATGAAGTTAGTAATAAAACTGATGTTAATAAAATAAAATTTAGTCAATCTCTAAGGGTGATGGAAGGGCTAAATAAAAGAGAAAGATTAGATTTATTGCTAAAGCAAATAGACAAGCAGGCAGAGAAATTATCTAAAAAGATAGATATAGGCGAGTTAATAGCTTATAAAAAATTAGTTTCACAATTTATGCAAGAAGCTTTAGAATCTATGGTTAAGTTTAGCAAAAATGGTTTCCTTGATAGAAGAGGAAGACATAGGATTTATGCTATAATAAAGAAAGTAGATAAAGAACTTGAAAAGTTAACAGAAGATGTGTTGAAAAAGGAAAAGAATAATTTAAATATATTAAAAAGACTTGATGATATTAGAGGACTTATATTGGATATTTATCTATAG